A single Candidatus Polarisedimenticolaceae bacterium DNA region contains:
- a CDS encoding nucleotidyltransferase domain-containing protein, whose translation MSGRPGPEAVAEVRRRLEAIEREEGVVVLLAVESGSRAWGFASDDSDYDTRFLYVRPPDWYLTVDLERRRDVLERPIVDDYDVNGWDLRKALRLFRKSNPPLLEWLQCPIVYAERFSVAQRLRAMIPTHFDPRAGFHHYLHMARGNFREYLRGDEVWRKKYFYVLRPLLAIRWIEAGSGAPPIEFERLVDATVEDPALRRAIDALIAEKRAGAELARAPRVEAISAFVEAELGRHEATEAPRPEVAPPIEELNVLFRETLREVWG comes from the coding sequence GTGAGCGGCAGGCCGGGGCCCGAGGCGGTCGCGGAGGTAAGGCGCCGGCTCGAGGCGATCGAGCGCGAGGAGGGAGTCGTGGTCCTCCTCGCCGTGGAGTCGGGAAGTCGCGCCTGGGGATTCGCCTCGGACGACAGCGACTACGACACCCGGTTTCTCTACGTCCGCCCTCCCGACTGGTACCTCACCGTCGACCTCGAGCGTCGTCGGGACGTTCTCGAGCGCCCGATCGTCGACGACTACGACGTCAACGGATGGGACCTGCGCAAGGCGTTGCGCCTCTTCCGCAAGTCGAACCCGCCGCTTCTCGAGTGGCTCCAGTGCCCGATCGTGTACGCGGAGCGTTTCTCCGTCGCGCAACGCCTGCGCGCGATGATCCCCACGCACTTCGACCCGCGCGCCGGGTTCCACCATTACCTCCACATGGCGCGCGGGAACTTCCGCGAGTACCTGCGAGGGGACGAGGTCTGGCGCAAGAAGTACTTCTACGTGCTCCGACCGCTGCTCGCGATCCGGTGGATCGAGGCGGGCTCGGGGGCGCCCCCCATCGAATTCGAGCGCCTGGTCGACGCAACCGTCGAGGACCCGGCGCTCCGCCGTGCGATCGACGCGCTGATCGCGGAGAAGCGCGCGGGCGCAGAGCTCGCGCGCGCGCCGCGCGTCGAGGCCATCAGCGCGTTCGTCGAGGCGGAGCTCGGGCGGCACGAGGCCACCGAGGCACCGAGACCGGAGGTGGCGCCTCCGATCGAGGAGCTGAACGTTCTCTTCCGCGAGACTCTTCGAGAGGTTTGGGGCTGA
- a CDS encoding GNAT family N-acetyltransferase, with amino-acid sequence MNPILETPRLGLRELEPADLDFVARMMGDAEVMRHYPKVLDRDESRNWLDRQLARYADDGHGLWLVELRDTGEPVGQVGLIRQTVEGVSEREIGWLLHRPFWGHGYATEAASAVRDHAFTTWELPYVVSLIRPVNVPSQAVARRIGMAPTRQVEFHGFEHVVWRVERTSAMPSLR; translated from the coding sequence ATGAACCCGATCCTCGAAACACCCAGACTCGGTCTCCGAGAACTCGAACCTGCCGACCTCGACTTCGTCGCCCGGATGATGGGCGACGCCGAGGTCATGCGGCACTACCCGAAGGTGCTCGACCGCGACGAGTCCAGGAATTGGCTCGACCGGCAGCTCGCGCGGTACGCCGACGACGGCCACGGACTCTGGCTCGTCGAGCTTCGCGACACCGGCGAGCCGGTCGGCCAGGTCGGGCTGATTCGACAGACCGTCGAAGGTGTCTCCGAACGCGAGATCGGCTGGTTGCTCCACCGTCCGTTCTGGGGACACGGTTACGCGACCGAAGCGGCGTCCGCGGTGCGGGACCACGCGTTCACGACGTGGGAGCTCCCGTACGTCGTCTCGTTGATCCGCCCGGTCAACGTCCCGTCTCAGGCGGTCGCGCGGCGGATCGGGATGGCGCCGACGCGGCAGGTGGAGTTCCACGGGTTCGAGCACGTGGTGTGGAGGGTGGAGCGGACGTCGGCGATGCCCTCTTTGCGCTGA